CAAGTCCTTCTATATCCAAAAAGAGGTTTACAATATCTTTGTTTATCCTGTGAAGAGGCAATTCTCTTACTCTCCTGGATATAGTCTGGAATGGAGGTATGTTTTTCAAGTCCAGGAGTTCCATGTATTTGGGATTCTTTTCTAAAAAGTCCTTTGCCCTGCGATATGAGACATCGCATAGCTTCAATAAAATGGAAACTTTCAAGATGCTCTTGTCGGAATAAGCCTTTCTTCTACCTCTGCCTTGTTTGTTAACGAAGTTAGAAGGCAAAAGCTTGTCTAAGTACTCAATAATCTTTACAATATCGCTTTTTGTAAGTTCTTGTGGTACCATTTATTTGGGCCTCCTTTCTTATGTTGGGATATTTCAATGGTACCACCATTGGAATTTGGGAGGCCCACTTTTTTCGCGACACCCTAATATGTACAGAGTAAGAATTATAGTTGATTTCGACGCTTCCGACCGTTCAGTAATAAGCAAGGCGATAGAGAAGTTCAAAGTGAAAGGCGCTAAAGTGATTAAATACTCCGTTGAATCCGGAAAATGGGGTTATGATTTCATGGATGCTAATATACTTGTAAAGGACCTTGGGCATCTAACATCAATAATGGAAAGCCTGCGAGCCATAAAAGGGGTCAAAAGAGTGGAGAGAGTTGGAGGTGCTGTATGAGGGCAGTAGTCCAGAGAGTTAGTGAAGCTTCGGTAAAGGTTGATGGAAAAATTGCAGGAAAAATTGGACACGGGATATTGCTGTTGCTTGGCGTTCAGGATGGAGACACTGATAAAGACCTCCAGTGGATGCTTGACAAGGTGTTGAATCTTCGGATCTTTGAAGATGAACAGGGAAAAATGAATCTTTCCTTGAAAGATGTACAGGGGCAGCTGTTGGTTGTTTCGCAATTTACCCTTCTGGGTGATGCTCGCAAAGGAAGAAGGCCTTCTTTTACCGAAGCTGCTTCACCGGAACTGGCAAAAACGTATTTTGAAAAGTTCATAGATCTGGCTTCAAGAGAAGTCGGGGTAGAAGCTGGTGTTTTTCAGGAGCATATGGAAGTCCAGCTTGTTAACGATGGACCGGTGACAATTCTTCTTGATTCAAATAAGTTGTTTTAATTTCCCATAGGAGGTGCATTTTGTGAAAAAGCTTGGTCTTATCCTTACAATTGTGCTGGTTTTGGTTGGAGCTCTTGTTATTTCTGATAACGCCTCAGGACCGGCTAACCCGGCCAAGATTGTCTATCTTGACATTCAAAAAGTGCTGGAATCAACTGAAGAATGGCAGGACTTAAACAAGAGCTATCAGGAAGATTTTGCCTTTTACCAGAAGCAGCTGGATAACCTGACAAAGGAATATCAGGATATGGTAAAATCCGGGGCAAGTAGCACAGCACTCGCTACAAAGCAGCAAGAAATACTCACGAAAAAGGCACAGTACGAACAGACGCTCCAGCAGACATACAATTCGAAAACTCAGGTAATATTAGATCAGATCAAAAAGAGAATAGAAGACTATGCCTCATTCTATGATTATGACCTGATTCTTTCAAAAGATTCTGTTGTTTATGGCAATGGGACATATGATATAACCGATATGGTTATTGAATACCTGAAAGGATTCTAATGTGTGAGTGCAGTTCTCGAATGTATAGGGCTTTATAAGAACTTTGGCAAGAGGCAGGTATTAAGAGACGTTTCTATAAAGGCACAGTCCGGGCAGGTGGTTGGTATCCTCGGTCCCAATGGAGCGGGGAAAACCACCGCCTTTAAATCAATTCTTGGTATTGTGATACCTGACAAAGGTGAGATCTTTTTGAACGATGAAAGAATAACCCACCTCCCGATACATGAAAGAGCAAAGCGGGGTATCGCCTATCTACCACAGGAAAGCTCTATTTTCAGAGGCCTTGCTGTCAAGGAGAACCTTGAGGTTATACTCAGATTAAATGGTAAAAGCGGAGCAGAGCTAAAAGAGATTTCCGAAAGGTTGATGGATGATTTCGGTATCGCACACCTGAAAGATCAACAGGCCGATCTCATTTCCGGTGGTGAGAAGAGAAGGTTGGAATTCGCCAGGACACTCACACTTTTGCCTCATTTCATTCTTCTTGACGAACCCTTTGTTGGAATTGACCCCATTACGGTTAAGGATATCCAGAAAATGATCTTAAAGCTCAAAGAACGCTCAATAGGCGTTATCGTAACTGACCACGATGTGAACAGCTTGAGAAAGGTTGTAGATGTTCTTTATGTTCTGAACAAAGGCGAAGTAATCGCTTCAGGACTACCCGGGGAAGTACTCAGAGATCCAAAGGTAATAGAAAATTATCTCGGGGCTGATTGATACAATGAAAATTGCAGTGATCGGATATTCAGGTAATTTGGAGAATTCATCTATAAAGAGGGTATCAAATACCTGCGTGTCCCTTGGAAGACTTATCGCACAAAGAGGGCATATTCTCCTCACCGGCGGGCGCGATGGGGTTATGGAACTGGTTTCCAGAGGAGCAAGGCAAGCCGGGGGAGAGGTAATCGGCATACTTCCCTTTGACGAAGCTGGAAATGAATACAACAATTTGAATATAAATACGGGTATGGATTACCTGATGAGATCTCTTGTTCTTGTAAGGTCAGCCGATTTGGTAATTGCTATAGGTGGCGAGGTTGGTACGCTCTATGAAATCATCTCAGCTTATGCTTACGGAAAGACCGTTGTTCTGCTTCAGGGCACAGGAGGCTGGACAGACAGAATAATTCCCTGCCTGATAGATGGCAAGTTTCTCGATAACAGGCGCATTGTAGAGGTATTCAAAATATCAGCCCTTGAGCAATTAGATGAATTTTTGTGATAAATGGAGGGAAAAGAATGATTAAATGCAGATTTGCGCCAAGTCCAACTGGACACATGCATGTGGGTGGAGTGAGAACCGCCCTCTTTAACTGGTTATTTGCAAAAAGCCAGGGTGGAAAAATGGTGCTGCGTATAGAAGATACAGACACGGAACGTTCCACACGCGAATCGGAAGAACAGATAATCAATTCCTTACGCTGGTGTGGTTTGAACTGGGATGAAGGCCCTGATATTGGCGGTCCTCATGGCCCATACCGTCAGAGCGAGCGAACAGAACAGGGAATCTACAACGACATAGCTGAGCGCCTTATCAAAAGTGGTCATGCTTATTATGCAATATATAAAGCCGATGATCCCAAGACCGTAGTATCCACCTCTGCCGAACGCCCTCAGCAGAAAAAGGGATACACTTACACTATCAAATTCAAAGTCCCGGATAATTCGGATATCATTTTCAAAGACCTGTTAAAGGGCGAAATGAAATTTTCCAGTGATGCCTTTGACGACTTCGTGATAGTCAAGTCCAACGGATTTCCAACATATAACTTTGCCGTGGTTGTAGATGACCATATGATGGAAATAAATCATGTTCTGCGTGGCGAAGATCACCTTTCAAATACGCCAAAGCAGATAATGATATATGAAGCGTTGGGTTGGGAGCCTCCTAAATTCATGCATATACCGCTGATCCTGGGGCATGACAGAAGCCCGCTCTCAAAAAGGCACGGACATACCAGCGTAGATCATTTCAGGCGTGAAGGTTATCTCAGCAAAGCCCTGATGAATTATCTTGCCCTTCTTGGCTGGAGCGTGGATCAGGAGATCTTCGACTACACTGAGAAACTGAAAGATTTCTCTCCTGCTTCAATTTCAAACAAAGCTGTGATTTTTGATTACGAAAAGCTTGAATGGATAAATGGCAAGCATCTGCGCATGCTAGATATAAATGAGCTTGTATCACAATTTGAATTGTGGCTTCGTTATACGGGAAAAACGGACATAATGGAATCCTTCGTCGAAAACACCGGGTATACTAAGGAAGTGCTTAAAATCTGCAGGGAAAAGATAAACACTCTTGCCCAGTTATACGATTTTTCGATGCCCTTTTTCACCGAAGAGCCGGAATATGATGCCATGTATGTGAGCAAATATCTTGCAAAGGAATGGTCGCTGGAGCTCCTTTCAGAAGCGATGAGAAAGTTTGAGGATAACCCGGACTGGAGCGTTGAAGGTGTCGAAAAGTTGGTAAGAGAACTCGCAGAACTGAAAATCACTTCAAAAAAGAACACTTTCCAGACCCTTCGTGGTGCTGTGACTGGAAGACTGGTAACCCCGGGGCTCTTTGAGACCATCGCGGTTCTCGGAAAAGACAGGACACTTGAAAGACTCGAAATAACATTACAGCTTGCAGAGAGTTTAAGGGATGAAGAGGAAGAATGAAGGTGCGATTTTAGTTGAAACACTCCTGATGTTTCTTGCCTCAGGCGTCATAGCAATTTCCCTGCTGGGTGTAGTGGTGAATTACATGCGAATGGAAAGCAGGTTTTACAACACCATTCGTTACACAAATGCCATCAGCAGGGCTTTTGGGTTGATAGATAACGATATCAAGCTGTTGAAGAAGTTGAAAAAATGCGAAAGCAATCTTCTGGACTTTCAGATTGAAAGCGGAAAGCATATAAAGAACA
The Kosmotoga arenicorallina S304 genome window above contains:
- a CDS encoding transposase — protein: MVPQELTKSDIVKIIEYLDKLLPSNFVNKQGRGRRKAYSDKSILKVSILLKLCDVSYRRAKDFLEKNPKYMELLDLKNIPPFQTISRRVRELPLHRINKDIVNLFLDIEGL
- a CDS encoding ACT domain-containing protein, with amino-acid sequence MYRVRIIVDFDASDRSVISKAIEKFKVKGAKVIKYSVESGKWGYDFMDANILVKDLGHLTSIMESLRAIKGVKRVERVGGAV
- the dtd gene encoding D-aminoacyl-tRNA deacylase, producing MRAVVQRVSEASVKVDGKIAGKIGHGILLLLGVQDGDTDKDLQWMLDKVLNLRIFEDEQGKMNLSLKDVQGQLLVVSQFTLLGDARKGRRPSFTEAASPELAKTYFEKFIDLASREVGVEAGVFQEHMEVQLVNDGPVTILLDSNKLF
- a CDS encoding OmpH family outer membrane protein, coding for MKKLGLILTIVLVLVGALVISDNASGPANPAKIVYLDIQKVLESTEEWQDLNKSYQEDFAFYQKQLDNLTKEYQDMVKSGASSTALATKQQEILTKKAQYEQTLQQTYNSKTQVILDQIKKRIEDYASFYDYDLILSKDSVVYGNGTYDITDMVIEYLKGF
- the lptB gene encoding LPS export ABC transporter ATP-binding protein gives rise to the protein MSAVLECIGLYKNFGKRQVLRDVSIKAQSGQVVGILGPNGAGKTTAFKSILGIVIPDKGEIFLNDERITHLPIHERAKRGIAYLPQESSIFRGLAVKENLEVILRLNGKSGAELKEISERLMDDFGIAHLKDQQADLISGGEKRRLEFARTLTLLPHFILLDEPFVGIDPITVKDIQKMILKLKERSIGVIVTDHDVNSLRKVVDVLYVLNKGEVIASGLPGEVLRDPKVIENYLGAD
- a CDS encoding TIGR00725 family protein; this translates as MKIAVIGYSGNLENSSIKRVSNTCVSLGRLIAQRGHILLTGGRDGVMELVSRGARQAGGEVIGILPFDEAGNEYNNLNINTGMDYLMRSLVLVRSADLVIAIGGEVGTLYEIISAYAYGKTVVLLQGTGGWTDRIIPCLIDGKFLDNRRIVEVFKISALEQLDEFL
- the gltX gene encoding glutamate--tRNA ligase; translated protein: MIKCRFAPSPTGHMHVGGVRTALFNWLFAKSQGGKMVLRIEDTDTERSTRESEEQIINSLRWCGLNWDEGPDIGGPHGPYRQSERTEQGIYNDIAERLIKSGHAYYAIYKADDPKTVVSTSAERPQQKKGYTYTIKFKVPDNSDIIFKDLLKGEMKFSSDAFDDFVIVKSNGFPTYNFAVVVDDHMMEINHVLRGEDHLSNTPKQIMIYEALGWEPPKFMHIPLILGHDRSPLSKRHGHTSVDHFRREGYLSKALMNYLALLGWSVDQEIFDYTEKLKDFSPASISNKAVIFDYEKLEWINGKHLRMLDINELVSQFELWLRYTGKTDIMESFVENTGYTKEVLKICREKINTLAQLYDFSMPFFTEEPEYDAMYVSKYLAKEWSLELLSEAMRKFEDNPDWSVEGVEKLVRELAELKITSKKNTFQTLRGAVTGRLVTPGLFETIAVLGKDRTLERLEITLQLAESLRDEEEE